Proteins encoded in a region of the Sulfurimonas marina genome:
- a CDS encoding coproporphyrinogen III oxidase — protein MVYAKSEFAKDALAVVEELQSYFATKLGDVSKQFGSDKPFERVEWLRDNGTHGGGSRYEARDEEIFNRGSVNVSQVHYDDDATKKLSSATAISTIIHPKNPRVPSMHMHISLTEMRDGKMYWRLMADLNPSIVNEADQEAFDAMLQDASGPFYEEGSAQGDRYFAIPVLNRTRGVSHFYLENFSSGDFVIDKNFALSFGKKVIDKYIEIISNAIQNNPEVSEEDKKEQLAYHTTYLFQVLTLDRGTTSGLLVHNQNDVGIMGSIPAQIDVELLKSWIELMPKPQDKLVEDLVVALGGSGIVDVDEAVKTKLANAVREHYKKNPEAISMQASGAIIPPTVANHGSLLN, from the coding sequence ATGGTATATGCAAAGTCAGAGTTTGCTAAAGATGCTTTAGCGGTAGTAGAAGAGTTACAAAGCTATTTTGCAACGAAACTTGGAGATGTAAGTAAGCAGTTTGGCAGTGATAAACCGTTTGAAAGAGTTGAATGGTTAAGAGATAACGGTACACACGGTGGCGGAAGTCGTTATGAAGCACGTGATGAGGAGATCTTTAACCGTGGTTCTGTTAATGTCTCTCAGGTACATTACGATGACGATGCAACGAAAAAGCTGAGTTCAGCGACGGCTATCTCTACGATCATTCATCCGAAAAATCCTCGTGTACCTTCAATGCATATGCATATCTCACTTACAGAGATGAGAGATGGAAAGATGTACTGGAGATTGATGGCAGACCTTAATCCTTCTATAGTAAATGAAGCCGATCAAGAAGCTTTTGATGCAATGCTTCAAGATGCCAGCGGTCCGTTTTACGAAGAGGGGAGTGCTCAAGGTGATCGTTACTTTGCGATCCCTGTTTTAAATAGAACACGCGGAGTAAGTCATTTCTATCTTGAAAACTTTAGCAGCGGTGACTTTGTAATAGATAAAAACTTTGCTCTTTCATTTGGAAAAAAGGTAATAGATAAATATATTGAGATTATCTCAAATGCTATACAAAATAATCCGGAAGTATCTGAAGAAGATAAAAAAGAGCAGCTGGCATATCATACAACCTATTTATTTCAGGTTTTAACGCTCGATCGCGGAACAACTTCTGGACTTTTGGTACATAACCAAAACGATGTGGGTATTATGGGTTCTATTCCTGCTCAAATTGATGTAGAGCTGTTAAAAAGCTGGATAGAGTTAATGCCAAAACCACAAGATAAGCTTGTTGAAGATCTTGTCGTTGCATTAGGGGGTAGTGGTATTGTTGATGTTGATGAAGCAGTTAAAACGAAACTGGCGAATGCAGTACGTGAACATTATAAGAAAAATCCTGAAGCTATCTCAATGCAAGCTTCAGGTGCAATTATTCCTCCAACCGTTGCAAATCACGGTTCGCTGTTAAATTAG
- a CDS encoding O-acetyl-ADP-ribose deacetylase, producing the protein MANNKIDIFIGDITTLDTDAIVNAANSSLLGGGGVDGAIHRAGGSEILQACKAIRDTEYPNGLATGEAVITTAGRLKANYVIHTVGPIYGNDADPKQSLSACYRNSLLLADSYKCTSIAFPAISTGIYGYPKKEAAEIAYVTVAEVLEKCRYIRNVVFVFHKVEDSLYLKSLLK; encoded by the coding sequence ATGGCAAATAATAAAATAGATATTTTCATAGGTGACATCACAACACTCGATACCGATGCAATAGTGAATGCTGCAAACTCCTCTTTGCTTGGTGGCGGAGGCGTTGACGGGGCTATCCATAGAGCAGGAGGCTCGGAGATACTTCAAGCGTGTAAAGCGATAAGAGATACAGAGTATCCAAACGGTCTTGCGACCGGTGAAGCGGTAATAACAACGGCGGGTCGTTTAAAAGCAAACTATGTAATCCATACCGTCGGACCAATCTACGGTAATGATGCAGATCCAAAACAATCATTAAGCGCTTGCTATAGAAACTCTTTACTCCTTGCCGATAGCTATAAATGCACATCTATTGCATTTCCTGCAATCTCTACAGGTATATACGGTTATCCGAAAAAAGAAGCTGCTGAGATAGCATATGTGACGGTGGCTGAAGTGTTAGAAAAATGTCGTTATATTAGAAATGTAGTATTTGTTTTCCATAAAGTTGAAGATTCTCTCTATTTGAAAAGTTTGTTAAAATAA
- a CDS encoding carboxymuconolactone decarboxylase family protein, giving the protein MSYIDLPEFEDMSPKIQDKARPILEKTGSLGEIFKLLAIDEKIYFATDAMVQGYLLDETYLSYDVKEAIALLISQENSCKMCVGVHKNIAKMLGVSEEKIEAVLNGIDTMPVDQKEKDLLHFCVRASKKDNYKMQQEDLEKLFQLGWSKNEVIEAVAIVGYFNYINTLSNVFGLGE; this is encoded by the coding sequence ATGTCTTATATAGATTTACCGGAATTTGAAGATATGAGTCCTAAGATTCAAGACAAAGCAAGACCTATTTTAGAAAAAACAGGAAGCTTAGGTGAAATCTTCAAACTTCTAGCAATAGATGAAAAGATCTATTTTGCGACAGATGCAATGGTGCAGGGGTACCTTTTAGATGAAACATATTTAAGTTATGACGTTAAAGAGGCTATCGCACTACTTATCTCTCAAGAAAATAGTTGTAAAATGTGCGTCGGAGTTCATAAAAACATCGCAAAAATGTTGGGTGTGAGTGAAGAGAAGATTGAAGCTGTTTTAAATGGCATCGACACTATGCCTGTTGATCAGAAAGAGAAAGATTTATTACATTTTTGTGTAAGAGCTTCTAAAAAAGACAACTACAAAATGCAACAAGAAGACCTTGAGAAACTGTTTCAGCTTGGCTGGAGTAAAAATGAGGTGATCGAGGCTGTTGCTATAGTAGGGTATTTTAATTATATCAATACACTTTCAAATGTTTTCGGTTTAGGAGAGTAA
- a CDS encoding universal stress protein produces the protein MHVITLINGSLSSQTSSIYALHYAKQLNLPLYILHVKGKDSLEEVQKSADDLFALAQEKDVESTFTVFDTLEELTTFIEQKDIDMIFCSTRYRHALFDPSFVQTLIHKKLKVDFAIVKVLNTGYANRVENVVLPIRSSKLSVKKFTLFSTFVLAYNAKAEIYSIDKIYKSSFFEKKETTRLKELIFHLRHYFRLANMLNFKLSLKHDFAYGEGEMVRSHIGRNRFDLTIVGAHTSSSFFFSHPIDTLFEDPLINTVYFIPYEEK, from the coding sequence ATGCATGTTATCACTCTTATAAACGGTTCATTAAGTTCTCAAACCTCTTCTATATATGCCCTGCACTATGCCAAACAATTAAATCTTCCTCTTTATATTCTTCATGTCAAAGGGAAAGACTCTCTTGAAGAGGTACAAAAAAGTGCCGATGATCTGTTTGCTTTAGCGCAAGAGAAAGATGTAGAATCTACTTTTACGGTTTTTGATACACTTGAGGAACTTACAACCTTTATAGAACAAAAAGATATAGATATGATCTTTTGCTCCACACGGTACAGACATGCACTCTTTGACCCCTCCTTCGTTCAAACACTCATCCATAAAAAACTAAAAGTAGATTTTGCGATTGTAAAGGTGTTAAACACAGGCTATGCAAATCGTGTAGAAAATGTCGTCTTACCGATCAGAAGCTCAAAACTCTCAGTAAAAAAATTCACTCTATTTTCCACATTCGTCTTAGCATACAATGCAAAAGCGGAGATCTACTCTATAGATAAAATATACAAATCAAGTTTTTTTGAAAAGAAAGAAACAACACGCTTGAAAGAGCTCATATTTCATCTCAGACACTATTTCAGACTTGCCAATATGCTTAACTTTAAATTATCTCTCAAGCATGACTTTGCTTACGGTGAGGGAGAGATGGTTCGTTCCCATATTGGCCGAAACAGATTTGATTTGACAATTGTAGGAGCACATACTAGCTCAAGTTTTTTCTTTTCCCATCCGATCGATACCTTATTTGAAGACCCGCTAATAAACACCGTCTATTTTATCCCCTATGAAGAAAAGTGA
- a CDS encoding DUF1566 domain-containing protein translates to MLKKFAAVFLLFSAIAMSAQESYVVDKKHDLMWQDSDEKVIDIWKMARSHCSQLTLGGYDNWRLPTKWELVELSKDNELKQTFKHMKHNVFWSSDDDPKDHYNAITVYSGNGFISNSDKCEEYATICVRTNR, encoded by the coding sequence ATGTTGAAAAAGTTTGCGGCCGTTTTCCTTCTATTTAGCGCTATTGCTATGAGTGCACAAGAGAGTTATGTAGTGGACAAAAAGCATGACTTGATGTGGCAGGATAGTGATGAAAAAGTTATAGATATTTGGAAAATGGCTAGAAGTCATTGTTCGCAGTTAACTCTAGGTGGGTATGACAACTGGAGATTACCTACCAAATGGGAATTAGTAGAGTTATCTAAAGACAATGAACTGAAACAAACTTTTAAACATATGAAGCATAATGTCTTTTGGAGTTCAGATGATGATCCCAAAGACCATTATAATGCTATTACCGTTTATAGCGGTAATGGATTTATCTCCAACAGTGACAAGTGTGAAGAGTATGCTACGATATGTGTAAGAACAAACAGATAG
- a CDS encoding cation-translocating P-type ATPase, with amino-acid sequence MLPFKLSHETLLHQFRTQREGLSSSEVSKRLNEFGKNLIKTKKEKNYVHEYFKQYIEFFPILLELAGILAFVAHHYQPNEGNNILGFAIFGAVFINATFTFWQNFKADKAMEALLKLMPTIIKVRREGTLQEIDASEIVPGDIIVLEEGDKIAADAVLLEASELYINTSSLNGESKPSKRELHPNTDANRAIEAKNMVFAGTSVVSGSGEAVVISTAMATEFGKIATMTGTIEKGLTPLEKEVINMTKILTALALFAGVIFFILGVFSDKGILIAAIFALSLIVANVPEGLLPTITLSLSLASQRMARRNALIKNLASVQTLGSVTTICTDKTGTLTKNEMTLQEIYLTSGEEISISGSGYTTQGDFTIINEKENSKEILKDFLEACWFNSRATIEEDQPIGDPTELALVVAAHKYNLTYRFNKMAENPFTSERKMMSTFGQVDSKELLFVKGAAEIVFEKCSHYKSSDGVKPFDQNAQQVMEQALEKFENKAYRVLAIAINDKNDEENLTLLGLSAIMDVARPEVKEALETCYSAGIRTIMITGDNPNTAAAIAKQIGLRFDGVISGDEAAKLSHKELQKLLLEKTYIFARMASNQKLKVADALQANGEVVAMTGDGVNDAPVLKRADIGISMGSGTDVAKEASDMVLLDDNFNSIVAAIEEGRTVYFNIKKFVTYILSSNVPEIVPYILSFFLKIPNPLSVIQILSIDLGSDMLPGLALGSEKPEKNIMKRPPVGKNEKILDWEVFKRGYFFVGIIEASAAMFAFITFLLAHGWQYGEVHLNDPVFHAQAMTMTLLGAVTSQLANVWTMRSWDFNIWSMSLTSNKMLIFSNVAVFVWIWAMLNVTAIQKIFNTAYIPLADLWILVPFPLLVLISHETYKYVKLRKTQLTSVS; translated from the coding sequence ATGTTACCTTTTAAGCTCTCACATGAAACACTTCTGCATCAGTTCAGAACACAGAGAGAAGGACTTAGCAGTTCTGAGGTTTCAAAAAGGCTTAATGAGTTTGGCAAAAATCTTATAAAAACAAAGAAAGAGAAAAACTATGTTCATGAATATTTTAAACAATATATAGAGTTTTTCCCTATCTTACTTGAGCTTGCAGGTATACTCGCTTTTGTTGCCCACCATTACCAGCCTAATGAAGGAAACAATATTTTAGGCTTTGCAATCTTTGGTGCAGTCTTTATAAATGCCACTTTTACCTTTTGGCAGAACTTCAAAGCCGATAAAGCGATGGAAGCGTTGCTCAAACTGATGCCCACAATTATAAAAGTCAGACGAGAAGGTACATTACAGGAGATTGATGCAAGTGAGATCGTACCCGGAGATATTATAGTTTTAGAAGAAGGTGACAAGATAGCAGCCGATGCGGTACTTCTTGAAGCTTCTGAACTCTATATAAATACATCTTCACTTAACGGAGAGTCAAAACCCTCAAAAAGAGAACTCCATCCCAATACCGATGCAAACCGTGCGATTGAAGCAAAAAACATGGTTTTTGCAGGTACGAGCGTTGTCAGCGGAAGCGGTGAAGCGGTAGTGATCTCTACAGCAATGGCAACCGAGTTTGGAAAGATAGCAACGATGACGGGGACTATTGAAAAAGGACTCACACCTCTTGAAAAAGAGGTGATAAATATGACCAAAATCTTAACGGCATTAGCCCTGTTTGCAGGAGTCATATTTTTTATTCTCGGAGTATTTTCAGATAAGGGGATTTTAATAGCAGCTATTTTTGCCCTCTCTTTGATCGTTGCTAACGTTCCTGAAGGACTTTTACCAACTATTACCCTTTCTCTCTCTTTAGCTTCACAGCGTATGGCAAGGCGCAATGCTCTTATTAAAAACCTCGCATCTGTACAAACACTTGGAAGTGTTACAACTATCTGTACAGATAAAACCGGAACTTTAACGAAAAACGAGATGACCCTGCAGGAGATCTATCTAACAAGCGGTGAAGAGATCTCTATCAGCGGCAGCGGTTATACTACCCAAGGGGACTTTACAATCATAAATGAAAAAGAGAACTCCAAAGAGATTTTAAAAGATTTTCTAGAGGCCTGCTGGTTTAACTCGCGTGCTACCATAGAGGAAGATCAACCTATAGGCGATCCGACGGAACTTGCACTTGTAGTAGCTGCACACAAATATAACCTCACATACAGATTTAATAAAATGGCAGAAAACCCTTTTACAAGTGAGCGAAAAATGATGTCCACTTTTGGGCAAGTCGACTCAAAAGAGCTTCTTTTTGTTAAGGGGGCTGCGGAGATTGTTTTTGAAAAATGTTCCCACTACAAAAGCAGTGACGGAGTGAAGCCATTTGATCAAAATGCTCAACAAGTAATGGAGCAAGCTTTAGAGAAGTTTGAAAACAAAGCTTACAGAGTTTTAGCTATTGCCATCAACGACAAAAACGATGAAGAGAACTTGACTCTTTTGGGTTTAAGTGCCATCATGGACGTTGCACGTCCTGAAGTAAAAGAGGCACTTGAGACCTGTTACAGTGCAGGGATTCGAACCATTATGATCACAGGAGACAATCCAAATACGGCTGCAGCTATTGCAAAACAGATAGGTTTACGTTTTGACGGGGTTATAAGTGGAGATGAGGCAGCAAAACTCAGCCATAAAGAGCTTCAAAAGCTGCTTCTGGAAAAAACATATATTTTTGCCAGAATGGCGAGTAATCAAAAACTAAAAGTAGCAGATGCTCTTCAGGCAAACGGTGAAGTGGTTGCTATGACGGGTGACGGCGTCAACGATGCACCCGTGCTTAAGAGAGCCGATATCGGCATATCTATGGGAAGTGGAACCGATGTAGCCAAAGAAGCAAGCGATATGGTTTTACTCGATGATAATTTTAACTCGATCGTAGCAGCCATTGAGGAGGGACGAACTGTTTATTTTAATATTAAAAAGTTTGTTACCTACATCCTCTCTTCCAATGTTCCCGAGATCGTCCCTTATATTCTCTCCTTTTTTCTAAAAATTCCAAACCCTTTATCGGTTATACAAATTCTCTCCATCGATCTCGGTTCAGATATGCTTCCGGGACTAGCACTTGGAAGTGAAAAGCCTGAAAAAAACATTATGAAACGTCCACCTGTCGGGAAAAATGAGAAAATATTGGACTGGGAAGTATTTAAACGCGGTTACTTTTTTGTAGGTATCATCGAAGCGAGTGCCGCTATGTTTGCCTTTATTACTTTTTTACTTGCCCACGGTTGGCAATACGGAGAGGTGCATTTAAACGATCCAGTGTTTCATGCTCAGGCGATGACGATGACTCTTCTTGGAGCGGTAACGAGCCAGCTGGCTAATGTATGGACTATGAGGAGTTGGGATTTTAATATTTGGAGTATGAGTTTAACTTCAAACAAGATGCTGATCTTTTCTAATGTTGCAGTTTTTGTATGGATATGGGCGATGCTCAATGTTACAGCGATACAAAAAATCTTTAACACTGCATATATACCGCTTGCCGATTTATGGATCCTTGTACCCTTTCCCCTACTCGTCCTTATCTCTCATGAAACCTACAAATATGTAAAATTAAGAAAAACACAACTTACTTCTGTAAGCTAA
- a CDS encoding exodeoxyribonuclease III: MSDSIEIISWNVNGIRAIANKEAFKWIDDRHPDILCLQEIKALEEQIPENLFEKSYLERHINSAEKKGYSGTATFSTLASESTSTCPDIDLLNEGRIIENHFGDIVLFNVYFPNGQKDEDRLNYKMEFYDRFLEHCETLREEGKSIIICGDVNTAHREIDLKNPKANSKTSGFLPIERAWIDKLLDHGYIDTFRYVNGDEADRYSWWSYRFSARVKNVGWRIDYFFISEDLAENLEDAFILDHIEGSDHCPVGIKIAL, translated from the coding sequence ATGTCAGATTCAATCGAAATAATCTCATGGAATGTCAACGGTATTCGTGCTATAGCAAATAAAGAAGCATTCAAATGGATCGACGATCGTCATCCCGATATATTATGTCTGCAAGAGATCAAAGCACTTGAAGAACAAATACCTGAGAATCTGTTTGAAAAATCTTACTTAGAACGCCATATCAACTCTGCAGAGAAAAAAGGTTACAGCGGTACTGCAACGTTCTCTACACTTGCAAGTGAATCGACATCTACATGTCCGGATATCGATCTATTAAACGAAGGGCGTATTATTGAAAACCATTTTGGTGATATTGTCCTTTTTAACGTCTATTTTCCAAATGGGCAAAAAGATGAGGATCGTTTGAACTATAAAATGGAATTCTACGATCGTTTTTTAGAGCATTGTGAAACCCTAAGAGAAGAAGGGAAAAGCATTATTATCTGTGGGGATGTAAATACTGCCCACCGCGAGATAGATCTTAAAAATCCAAAAGCGAACTCAAAAACATCAGGTTTCCTGCCAATCGAACGTGCATGGATCGACAAACTGCTAGATCACGGCTATATAGATACATTTAGATATGTAAACGGCGATGAAGCCGATCGTTACAGCTGGTGGTCATACCGTTTCAGTGCAAGAGTTAAAAATGTCGGCTGGAGAATAGACTACTTTTTTATCTCTGAAGACCTAGCCGAAAACCTTGAGGATGCTTTTATACTCGATCATATAGAAGGCTCCGATCACTGCCCTGTCGGGATTAAAATAGCTCTTTAA
- a CDS encoding succinate dehydrogenase/fumarate reductase iron-sulfur subunit, whose translation MEHTITTQKVKFKVFRFNAEEDYLPYYDDYEMEVTSEEVVLDILNRIKWDHDGSFSYRRSCRHGICGACAIKVNGRSTLACKESMNDMVELFGNELVLEPLSKKRSVKDMIIDKSDFWEKHAAVQPYVVTDVDEAPEMENLVSPEDAEALDEADLCIQCGACHYACPAVEVNDDFFGPAAFAAAYRFEADVRDESETRLMDVNQMGQGVWDCVKCFECREVCPKEIDPIGKITKLHQKLFQEGKAESNVATRHAVGFIHSIAKRGVLDEGGLVLYSEGPAIVKHMPVAFKMFTKGKIPMPWQLPKSDNMDEIKTLVKSSTTAKF comes from the coding sequence ATGGAACATACAATTACTACACAAAAAGTAAAGTTTAAAGTATTCCGCTTCAATGCTGAAGAGGATTACCTTCCATATTATGATGATTATGAGATGGAAGTAACTTCTGAAGAGGTTGTTTTAGATATTTTAAACAGAATCAAATGGGATCATGACGGAAGTTTCTCTTATAGAAGATCTTGCCGTCACGGTATCTGTGGTGCTTGTGCTATTAAAGTAAACGGTCGCTCAACTCTTGCTTGTAAAGAAAGTATGAACGATATGGTAGAGCTTTTCGGTAACGAATTAGTTCTTGAGCCACTTAGCAAAAAACGTTCTGTAAAAGATATGATCATTGACAAGTCTGATTTCTGGGAGAAACATGCTGCTGTACAACCTTATGTTGTTACAGATGTAGATGAAGCTCCAGAGATGGAAAACCTTGTATCTCCAGAAGATGCAGAAGCTCTTGATGAAGCTGACCTTTGTATCCAATGTGGTGCATGTCACTACGCATGTCCTGCTGTTGAAGTAAATGATGACTTCTTTGGACCTGCTGCATTTGCTGCTGCATATAGATTTGAAGCTGATGTTCGTGATGAGTCTGAAACAAGACTTATGGATGTTAACCAAATGGGTCAAGGTGTTTGGGACTGTGTTAAATGTTTCGAATGTAGAGAGGTTTGTCCTAAAGAGATCGATCCAATCGGTAAAATCACTAAACTTCACCAAAAACTTTTCCAAGAAGGGAAAGCAGAGTCTAACGTTGCTACACGTCACGCTGTTGGATTTATCCACTCAATCGCAAAACGCGGTGTACTTGATGAAGGTGGCTTAGTACTTTACTCTGAAGGTCCGGCAATCGTTAAACATATGCCAGTAGCATTCAAAATGTTTACAAAAGGTAAAATCCCTATGCCGTGGCAATTACCGAAATCAGATAATATGGATGAGATTAAAACACTTGTGAAATCATCTACAACTGCGAAGTTTTAG
- a CDS encoding CoB--CoM heterodisulfide reductase iron-sulfur subunit B family protein: MEKLRYALFTGCTAKQSTPEQMMSTLAVADKLGIELVELTEASCCGASHLQDYDEFLSLVLNARNIAYAEKHGLTMVTICNTCQLNTAMTKHKLDNDADLKAKVNEKLAEVGLEYKGTSQITHFLYAIIDDFGLDKIKEMVVTPLSQFNIAPFYGCHNIRPSELQNETHKSPESAYRPTSLDDLIIACGGQNVDYEEKNKCCGFHVELQAPKTAAILTGNAIAGAMDNDADWMVTPCPLCHLKLDTQTHHASEAIGREVQLPVLHMQQMVGLALGCTPAELGLKHHVAKVDFV; this comes from the coding sequence ATGGAAAAATTAAGATATGCACTTTTTACTGGTTGTACTGCTAAACAAAGTACGCCAGAGCAAATGATGTCAACTCTTGCTGTTGCAGACAAACTTGGAATAGAACTAGTTGAATTAACAGAAGCTTCTTGTTGTGGAGCTTCTCACTTACAAGATTACGATGAATTTTTATCTTTAGTATTAAACGCTAGAAATATCGCATATGCTGAAAAACACGGTCTTACAATGGTTACTATATGTAATACGTGTCAATTAAACACAGCTATGACAAAACATAAACTAGATAATGATGCTGATCTTAAAGCTAAAGTAAATGAGAAGCTTGCTGAAGTTGGTTTAGAGTACAAAGGTACATCTCAAATCACTCACTTCCTATATGCTATCATTGATGACTTTGGTCTAGATAAAATTAAAGAGATGGTTGTTACACCACTTAGCCAATTTAACATTGCACCTTTCTATGGATGTCACAATATCCGTCCATCAGAGCTTCAAAACGAGACTCACAAGTCTCCTGAATCAGCATACCGCCCTACTTCATTAGATGACTTAATCATCGCATGTGGTGGTCAAAATGTTGATTATGAAGAGAAAAACAAATGTTGTGGTTTCCACGTTGAGCTTCAAGCTCCAAAAACTGCAGCTATCTTAACTGGTAATGCAATTGCCGGTGCTATGGACAACGATGCTGACTGGATGGTAACTCCATGTCCATTATGTCACTTAAAACTAGATACTCAGACTCACCACGCTTCTGAAGCTATCGGTCGTGAAGTTCAACTTCCGGTACTTCATATGCAACAAATGGTAGGTCTTGCTCTTGGTTGTACTCCGGCTGAGCTTGGTTTAAAACACCACGTTGCTAAAGTAGACTTTGTATAG
- a CDS encoding thioredoxin fold domain-containing protein, whose amino-acid sequence MNFYKKLLLLPLLTISLYANYWDDYNLFAKYMGYERDYNKAITIAKKEKKDLLVILVSDGCPFCHRLVDTILTKKEIREYINKKYIKLIINKDTDKNYPKKLVRPFEPVTYIIDAPSGQIIDEIDGWQEEESYLWHL is encoded by the coding sequence ATGAATTTTTATAAGAAACTATTATTATTGCCGTTACTGACAATCTCTCTATATGCCAATTATTGGGATGATTATAACCTTTTTGCAAAATATATGGGGTATGAAAGAGATTACAATAAAGCAATTACCATTGCTAAAAAAGAGAAGAAAGATCTTCTAGTAATCTTAGTAAGCGATGGCTGCCCTTTTTGTCACCGTCTTGTAGATACAATACTTACAAAAAAAGAGATACGAGAATATATTAACAAAAAATATATCAAACTTATTATAAATAAAGACACAGATAAAAACTATCCTAAAAAACTAGTAAGACCGTTTGAACCAGTCACATACATTATAGATGCTCCTAGCGGGCAGATTATCGATGAGATTGATGGTTGGCAGGAAGAAGAGAGTTATTTATGGCACCTTTAA
- a CDS encoding MerR family transcriptional regulator produces MEYKISEVVAKTNVPKSTILYYIKEGLLPEAKKIKANVHKYNDEHIELIKYIKYMQESMGSSIEEIKLALEKKNDSFSGSYTMLAPLMSTLSGDNGLEHYTKQDFIENFEIDTELLNKLLADGIVIPAQEDSFTKKDASIITLAEYFLEVGLDYEILKEYIKHAKEIAKLEQKMQKTLCNIKTEENFSLLWKIMFETLFNAKEYIFNRSTYEFLREALKEEIETNK; encoded by the coding sequence ATGGAGTATAAGATCTCTGAAGTGGTTGCAAAAACCAATGTTCCTAAATCAACTATTTTATATTATATTAAAGAGGGTTTACTTCCCGAAGCAAAAAAGATTAAAGCTAATGTACATAAATATAACGATGAACATATAGAACTGATCAAATACATTAAATATATGCAAGAGAGCATGGGAAGCTCAATAGAAGAGATTAAACTAGCCCTAGAGAAGAAAAACGACTCATTCTCAGGTTCATACACTATGCTAGCACCCCTTATGAGTACACTTAGCGGTGACAATGGGCTTGAGCACTACACAAAACAAGACTTCATAGAAAACTTTGAAATTGATACAGAGTTATTAAATAAATTATTGGCTGACGGTATCGTTATTCCTGCTCAGGAAGATAGTTTTACAAAAAAAGATGCCTCAATCATAACACTGGCTGAATACTTCTTAGAAGTTGGTTTAGATTACGAGATCTTAAAAGAGTATATAAAACATGCTAAAGAGATAGCAAAACTTGAACAAAAGATGCAAAAAACTCTCTGTAATATAAAAACTGAGGAGAACTTCTCTTTGTTGTGGAAAATTATGTTTGAGACACTCTTTAATGCAAAAGAGTATATCTTTAACCGTTCGACGTATGAATTTTTAAGAGAAGCTCTTAAAGAAGAGATCGAAACCAATAAGTAG